One part of the Dyadobacter sp. 676 genome encodes these proteins:
- a CDS encoding ABC transporter permease, translating into MLTNYIKIAWKVLLRHPFYTFITLFGISLTLTVLMVVTSFLDHLFGAHYPESKRGRSLYIANIVQTDSANTTMSSGPASFDFLTKYAKTLKSAERVSIMNNFGFSNAYVNGKRIKLNTKYTDVDFWSVTDFEFLEGKPYDETNIRNADHVVVITDALREQYFGDDSETAVGKTIDIENIDYRVIGVVKGSPPTRVYTYSDVYFPYTAPKSNYQEKGIRGRYVAIVLARSAADIPAVKAEFDSHIARIPRSDYSDNNRFNILTVKADTYFDHFLNTFTRSEKDRIALYAIVGLVLLMIMGLPAVNLVNVNVSRILERASEIGVRKAFGAPSKALLWQFIIENIFITFIGGAFALLLTLAVIHFINASGWIAYADLTINLPVFLISILVCLIFGLLSGVLPAFRMSRLKIAEALKV; encoded by the coding sequence ATGCTCACAAACTACATAAAAATCGCCTGGAAGGTATTGCTGCGGCATCCTTTCTATACTTTCATCACACTGTTCGGCATTTCGCTTACCCTGACGGTACTGATGGTGGTGACCTCTTTCCTCGACCACCTTTTCGGTGCGCATTACCCGGAAAGCAAACGAGGCCGTTCGCTGTACATTGCGAACATCGTGCAAACCGATTCGGCCAATACGACGATGTCGTCGGGGCCCGCTTCTTTCGATTTTTTGACAAAATATGCCAAAACGTTAAAATCTGCCGAACGGGTGTCTATCATGAACAATTTCGGTTTCTCGAATGCGTATGTGAACGGAAAGCGGATCAAACTGAACACAAAGTACACCGACGTCGATTTCTGGTCGGTGACCGATTTCGAATTTTTGGAAGGCAAGCCGTATGACGAAACGAATATTCGGAATGCCGACCATGTGGTGGTGATCACCGACGCACTGCGCGAACAGTATTTCGGCGACGACTCGGAAACGGCTGTGGGTAAAACGATCGATATCGAAAACATCGACTATCGGGTAATCGGGGTGGTGAAGGGTAGTCCGCCGACACGGGTCTACACTTATTCGGACGTGTACTTTCCTTATACGGCACCCAAAAGCAATTACCAGGAAAAAGGAATACGCGGACGCTATGTGGCCATTGTGCTGGCACGAAGCGCGGCCGATATTCCTGCCGTAAAAGCCGAGTTCGACAGCCATATAGCCCGCATTCCGCGCTCCGATTACTCGGATAACAACCGGTTCAACATCCTGACCGTGAAGGCGGACACCTATTTCGACCATTTCCTGAACACCTTCACACGAAGCGAAAAAGACCGGATCGCACTTTACGCTATCGTCGGGCTGGTGCTGCTGATGATCATGGGATTACCGGCGGTTAACCTTGTAAATGTGAATGTGAGCCGCATTCTCGAACGCGCTTCCGAAATAGGCGTCAGAAAGGCGTTCGGGGCTCCGTCGAAAGCGCTCTTGTGGCAGTTTATCATTGAAAACATCTTCATTACTTTCATCGGAGGGGCATTTGCATTGCTGCTGACGCTGGCGGTCATCCATTTCATCAATGCCAGCGGATGGATCGCCTATGCCGACCTGACAATCAATCTGCCGGTGTTCCTGATCAGCATTCTGGTTTGCCTTATTTTTGGCTTGCTATCCGGGGTTTTGCCGGCTTTCAGAATGTCGCGACTCAAGATAGCGGAAGCGCTGAAAGTGTAA
- a CDS encoding FtsX-like permease family protein gives MLRHLFKLIWNKKGTHSLLIIEVWAAFMVLFGVLTLIVFNLRNYLQPIGFQYEQVWNLELSSNQDTTEIGAKLQRAMQRVRSYPEVTAASRMSGNTPFSANQIGNSVTYNKVSVGGDFYYTDSELATVLDLPLKKGRWYGEADRVGKFVPVVINQAMEDKLFQNESGLNKVIKRDGKTMYKVVGIVDKFKAKGQFMSDSPALFQILEKDDRWNSNILIKTKPGTDATFEARLVKDIATMLPGWGIEVGYLKDSRKNRENLTLVPVLIFLIVSGFLLTNVALGLFGVLNLNIAKRKGEIGLRRAMGATESRVTGQFLGEIWVLATFSLVIGLIFAVQFPLMNVFDLDKEIYIVAILAAVAIIYIIVTLCAWFPSKQAATIHPAVALHEE, from the coding sequence ATGCTACGACATCTTTTTAAATTAATATGGAATAAAAAAGGCACGCATTCCCTGCTGATCATCGAGGTATGGGCCGCCTTCATGGTGCTCTTCGGCGTGCTGACGCTCATTGTTTTTAACCTGAGGAATTATCTGCAACCCATTGGTTTTCAATATGAACAGGTGTGGAACCTGGAACTGTCCTCTAACCAGGATACTACCGAAATAGGCGCAAAACTGCAACGCGCCATGCAGCGGGTACGCTCGTACCCGGAAGTGACGGCTGCCAGCCGCATGAGCGGCAATACACCCTTTTCGGCGAATCAGATCGGTAATTCGGTAACATACAACAAGGTTAGCGTCGGAGGCGATTTTTATTATACGGACAGCGAATTGGCCACGGTACTCGACCTGCCGCTAAAAAAAGGGCGGTGGTATGGCGAGGCCGACCGGGTTGGCAAATTTGTCCCGGTCGTGATCAATCAAGCCATGGAAGACAAGCTCTTTCAAAACGAGTCGGGGCTGAACAAGGTCATCAAGCGCGACGGCAAGACCATGTATAAAGTGGTTGGGATTGTCGACAAGTTCAAGGCGAAGGGGCAGTTTATGTCCGACAGTCCCGCACTTTTTCAAATTCTGGAAAAAGACGACCGCTGGAATTCGAATATTTTAATCAAAACCAAACCGGGCACGGACGCGACGTTTGAAGCCCGTCTGGTGAAGGACATCGCGACGATGCTGCCGGGCTGGGGGATAGAAGTAGGGTATCTCAAAGATTCACGCAAAAACCGGGAAAATCTGACGCTTGTGCCGGTACTGATATTCCTGATTGTGAGCGGTTTTTTGCTTACGAATGTGGCATTGGGCCTTTTCGGTGTGCTGAACCTCAATATCGCGAAGCGCAAAGGAGAAATCGGCCTGCGCCGTGCGATGGGCGCCACGGAATCCAGGGTGACGGGCCAGTTTCTCGGCGAAATTTGGGTACTGGCTACATTCAGCCTTGTGATCGGGCTTATTTTTGCCGTCCAATTCCCGCTCATGAACGTTTTTGACCTCGACAAGGAAATTTACATCGTCGCGATCTTGGCGGCCGTCGCCATAATATATATCATTGTAACGCTGTGCGCCTGGTTCCCGAGCAAGCAGGCAGCGACGATACACCCGGCGGTGGCGCTGCATGAGGAGTGA
- a CDS encoding ABC transporter ATP-binding protein encodes MIKLQNVEKVYRTSSIETLALNNINIDVKKGEFVSIMGPSGCGKSTLLNIIGLLDAPSKGRIEIDGTPVERYTDKHLAELRNRKLGFIFQSFHLINDLSVIDNVEIPLLYRNTSARQRRELAQEALEKVGLSNRMKHFPKQLSGGQKQRVAIARAIVGNPEIILADEPTGNLDSAMGNEILGILQKLNTAGTTIVMVTHDEAMAKKTDRLIRLFDGTQVG; translated from the coding sequence ATGATCAAACTTCAAAATGTCGAGAAAGTTTACCGCACCAGTTCTATTGAAACATTGGCCCTGAATAACATCAATATTGATGTGAAGAAAGGCGAGTTCGTTTCGATCATGGGACCTTCGGGCTGCGGGAAGAGTACATTGCTGAACATTATCGGACTGCTCGATGCACCGTCGAAGGGGCGGATCGAGATCGACGGCACACCGGTGGAACGTTATACCGACAAACATCTGGCCGAATTACGCAACCGCAAGCTGGGTTTCATTTTTCAGAGCTTTCACCTGATCAATGATCTATCGGTGATAGATAACGTCGAAATTCCACTGCTTTACAGGAATACGTCGGCCAGGCAACGTCGGGAGCTTGCGCAGGAGGCCCTGGAAAAAGTAGGACTGAGCAACCGGATGAAGCATTTTCCGAAGCAGCTTTCCGGCGGGCAGAAACAACGCGTCGCCATTGCACGGGCGATCGTAGGCAACCCTGAAATCATCCTGGCGGATGAACCCACCGGTAACCTCGACAGCGCGATGGGTAACGAGATCCTCGGTATTCTTCAGAAGCTCAATACCGCCGGCACCACCATCGTAATGGTAACCCACGACGAAGCGATGGCCAAAAAAACCGACAGGTTGATACGGTTGTTCGACGGGACGCAGGTCGGTTAA